The Gemmatimonas aurantiaca sequence ACGCGCCGGTGATCAGCACGACCAGACCGGCAAACGGATGGTTCACAGAGCGCTCACCAGGCACGCACGGGTGGTTCGCGGCGACTCACGAGGGACTCAGAGCCCGCGCGATATGTCGTCGTCGTCCATCGGATCGTCCGACGGGTCGGTTTCGAACGGCGCATCGAGAATGCGCAGCGCCTGCACGCTGTCCGCCGCGCGCACCGCGAGACGCACCGGATACAGCAGATGCATGGCCGGAAGCATGCCGCCGGCATCGTCACGCAACACGACGGCAGGGATTTCATGTGCTTCGAGCACACTGCGGGCAACGAGCGCTTCCATCTCGTTCACGTATTCGCGGATGATCACCATGGCTTCTCCCATGGCGCGAAATTAGCGCGGCATGGCAGCCACCGTGAGTGTCCGTTCGTTACATTGTGAGCATGGCCGCAGCTTTTGGGATCTTTGTGCTCACCGAACTGACCGGTGAGGCGGGCGCTGTCGTGCGGGAGATCCAGCAGCGGTTCGATCCGAAGTTGGCACGGCTCACGCCGCCGCACATCACCGTGGTGGGATCGTCGGGCCTGGGCCCCATTCCCACCGATACGCCGGTGGATCGCATTCGGGAGGCGCTGCGGCCCATCGCCGCCTCCACGCCGCCGATGTCGCTGACATTCGAGCCGCCGCATCGCTTCATGCAGACCGACATCGTGTCGTTGCCGCTCGATCCGCATGGTCCGTTGCGCGCGCTGCACGAACGCATCGGTCGGAGCGGATTGCCCTTCAAGGCGGCACGATTCCGCTTCACACCGCACTGCACGCTGAGTTTCTATCCCACGCTCACGCCCGCACGTGAGCGCGAACTCCTCGCGTTGCGGGTCACCGCACCGGCCATCATCGACCGGCTGCAGGTCTATCTCACCCGCGATCCACAACCCAGCCGCCTGCTCTTCGACATCGCCCTCACCGGTTGACGGACAGGCGCGTGATGCGGGTCTCGACAAAAAATCAGGAACGGGTGTCTGGCCGCAGCTTCTGATAGCTGTTGGTCGCCTGCTTGAGCGCGAGCAGCGCCGACGCTTCGAGTTCGTATTCGAAGTGCAGATCGCCCAGGGTATCGTCACCCTGCGTGATCTGCCGGGATGCCCGTTCGGCGATGCTGTGCCGACGCAGATATTCCCGCGCCGAGAGCCACATGCTGTTGGCCGCCTGACGCACCTCCGCGACATCGGCCACCGGCACCTTGGCGCACTTCTTCTCGAAATCGCGCACCGCCTCGGCGAGTGCGAGATCGATGGTGTCGACCATGGCATGCGCTGCCTGCAGTTCGTTGCTCGATACCCCGAGAGCGATCAGGCGCGAGACACGCTCGTGCTGCCGGCACGTCTCGAACGCCGTACGGGCCAGCGCATCGCTGCACAGCAATGGCGCCAGGTCGGCAGACGGAGACTCGTTGGGAAGAACGGCAGCGGCGGAGCGGGAAGGAGCCATGAGACCGGAGATACGGGCAGAAGCGGGCGGGAGGTGCAGCCTGACCATCGCGTCGAATACGCCACCAGCGACGTCCGACCCTAGTGATCTAGCGGGACGACCCATATCCGTGGAAGTGGGGGCGTGTGGTAACTTCGTGAGTCCGAGCCAGCTTCCGAAGGAAAACTTCCGCACGAAAGCTCTGCGAAAACTTTCGCGGAAGACGCTGGAAGACGATCCGTTGGTGACAATCCGGAGACGATCTCATGACCGACCCGACACAGGGGTATCCCCATCTGCACGTGACTACCACGGAAGCGGGTGTCCGCACGATCACGCTCGATCGACCCGAGCGACTCAATGCGGTCAATCCCGCGCTGGCCGGATCGCTGCCACGCGCCATGCGCGATGCGGCGCGGGATGACGAGGTCCGTGTCGTGGTGATCACCGGCGCCGGTCGTGGCTTCTGCGCGGGACTCGATCTGTCCGAGCCCGCAGGTCTGGGTACGACGCGTGGTGAGAAACTCGATCCCTATTACTGGGTCGGTCGCTGGGTGCAGAGCATCACGCAGTGCGACAAGCCGGTGATCGCGGCCATCAACGGCGCGGCGGCCGGCGCCGGGTTCGGATTGGCGTTGGCCTGTGACATCCGTCTGCTGGCGGCGGGAGCGATCTGCACGGCCGGTTATGCGAGACGTGGCTTGTCACCCGATGCCGGCGTGACCTGGTTTCTGCCGCGTCTGATCGGCCAGGCGCGCGCCATGGACATCGTGCTCACCGGTCGCGACATCGCGGCCGATGAAGCCGGGCGCATCGGGCTCGTATCCGCCGTGCTCCCGGACATGGAATTCCAGGAGCAGGTTGCGCGGTATGCCGCCATGCTGGCCGGCGGTCCCCCCATCGCGCTGGCCCTCTCGAAGCGACTGCTGCTGGCCAGTGCCAGCGCGACGCTGGATGCACAACTGCGCGAAGAACTCGTCCACATCAAGCAGTGTTTCGCCAGCGCCGATGTGAAGGAGGCGATGCAGGCGTTCCGGGAAAAACGCGCGCCCGTTTTTCGTGGGGCGTGACCGTCGTTACGCGCGTCCGGGGTTGAAACGCAGACTGCCCGGCAGCGCATCGAGGAGCGGCGCCAGTTCGGTGGCCCGCTCCTGCGTGGTCACGAACGTCAGACCCTGGATGCTCACCACGATCATCCCCGAAATCCCGTAGGCCACCACGCAGCAATCGTCGGCGTGAATGACATTGCCGGAACTCTCCACGCAGTGCACCTGACCCATGACGCCGTTGCCGGTGTCGTCGAGTTCGCGCACGCGGCGCAATGAGGCCCACGTCCCCACATCGTCCCACTCGAACGCTGCCGGCAGCACGACGACGCGTGCACTGCGCTCCAGCAGTCCGCGATCGATGGAGACCGAGGTGACGAGTTCGGCAAAGGTCTCCATCTCCCCGTTCGCCAGCTTCGGCAACCCGTACTGCAGTTCGTGGGTGTGTCTGGCGAGTTCCTCCAGCACGACCTTGGCGCGCCACACAAAGATGCCCGTATTCCACAGGGCGCCCTTTTCGATGAGCACGTCGGCCAGTGTGGCACTCGGTTTCTCCACGAAGTGCTCCACATGACAGGCGCCCCCTTCGGTGCGGGCCACGAGCGGGTCCACCAGCGCCGCTGGCTGCAGATAGCCGAATCCCGTTTCCGGTCGGGTGGGGGTGGCTCCGATCGCCACCAGATGATGACTGCGGCCCGCGATCGATGCCGCGCGGCGCAGCGTGTCGCGAAACACATCGGGATATCCCACCGCGAGATCGGCATGCAGCGCCGCGAAGATCGTATCCGGTCCCGCACGACGGGCCACTTCGTGCGCGCCCCAGGCCAGTGCGGCCGCGGTGCCCAGCGGACGTGGCTCCACGAGCATGTTGGCGCGC is a genomic window containing:
- a CDS encoding enoyl-CoA hydratase-related protein, whose product is MTDPTQGYPHLHVTTTEAGVRTITLDRPERLNAVNPALAGSLPRAMRDAARDDEVRVVVITGAGRGFCAGLDLSEPAGLGTTRGEKLDPYYWVGRWVQSITQCDKPVIAAINGAAAGAGFGLALACDIRLLAAGAICTAGYARRGLSPDAGVTWFLPRLIGQARAMDIVLTGRDIAADEAGRIGLVSAVLPDMEFQEQVARYAAMLAGGPPIALALSKRLLLASASATLDAQLREELVHIKQCFASADVKEAMQAFREKRAPVFRGA
- a CDS encoding sugar phosphate nucleotidyltransferase encodes the protein MSEPHAVSPHLVPSVSIDSVTVLEDVATPATLEEFEPDPLLDTGTAMWAVIFAGGIGTRFWPLSTPRRPKQLLALVNERPLIADTVARLAPLVPAERVLVVTSADIADALHEAIPEVPRANMLVEPRPLGTAAALAWGAHEVARRAGPDTIFAALHADLAVGYPDVFRDTLRRAASIAGRSHHLVAIGATPTRPETGFGYLQPAALVDPLVARTEGGACHVEHFVEKPSATLADVLIEKGALWNTGIFVWRAKVVLEELARHTHELQYGLPKLANGEMETFAELVTSVSIDRGLLERSARVVVLPAAFEWDDVGTWASLRRVRELDDTGNGVMGQVHCVESSGNVIHADDCCVVAYGISGMIVVSIQGLTFVTTQERATELAPLLDALPGSLRFNPGRA
- a CDS encoding 2'-5' RNA ligase family protein, translated to MAAAFGIFVLTELTGEAGAVVREIQQRFDPKLARLTPPHITVVGSSGLGPIPTDTPVDRIREALRPIAASTPPMSLTFEPPHRFMQTDIVSLPLDPHGPLRALHERIGRSGLPFKAARFRFTPHCTLSFYPTLTPARERELLALRVTAPAIIDRLQVYLTRDPQPSRLLFDIALTG
- a CDS encoding DUF2007 domain-containing protein — protein: MGEAMVIIREYVNEMEALVARSVLEAHEIPAVVLRDDAGGMLPAMHLLYPVRLAVRAADSVQALRILDAPFETDPSDDPMDDDDISRGL